tattGTAGTATTGACATGGTTTGGcttaaaatagaatttcattGGCAAAATCAATGATATGTTCATTCAATCAAATCCATGAGCAACAAGGGTATGCCATATGTGATCTTTTTACTGTAAATGTTCCTTCATTTAATTATTGCTAGTTCCTGATTTATATAGTTtttaatattagaaaaaaaaatattgtggctAACAATATGTActtattttacttattataGCAAATCTATGTTTATTTAGATATTCATTTCTATGAATTCTCTTCAAAATTTCTTTGCTTACTCAATTCCTATTGATGTAAATAGTAAAGATTGGAATCCTATAGAAACCAAGTTTATTGTTTCAATTTGAGACcaacataatttaattatactTTTTATGCAAAGCTTGAGACCAACATACTTTTATGCACCAACATAATTTAGTTATACTTTTTATACAAAGCTTGAGACCAACATGCTTTTATGCATGAGTGCATGAGGTTATGCCATTTGACGCTtttgcatttagcattttttaaaaccttttttcattaagtttctttttactgttacccaaaATATCACATTAACTTAGTTTTACTATTATCTCattaatttcttgaaatttcacCACACCTTTCTCTCTTCATTGTGTCTTTTAACATACTCAccgttttattttaaaaaataataataataattaagaacTAATACAACTAATCAAATAAGGCcttagagagagatagagagacaggaaaatgttgtggattgttaaatataacacatttttttagtaTTACCAAAATCAAAGACCTAATATTAACAAAGCATTTgtaagaaatagaaagaaaggaaTCTAAGGGGTAGCCACCATCGTCATGCTAGCCTCCCACCACCATCAAGTCAACAAACctacaatgtaaattttttttttttttttttttgggtcgcTTTTTGAGATGAATTCATTACTACCAAAGTTTTATAACaattatgctataatatatgtatagCATTCTCCAAAATCATCTTGTATAAAACATTACAATCTTATATGTGTATTGCATGAGCAACTTACTTGTTTGCAACAAAGCATggatattttttaacatttcctATAATCTTAAAATATTGCCTCGTACCAAATGCCAAAAACTTAAGAgcttaaataacatttttttttttatatttttaattgagatatttagttttaataaaaaaaatggcacaattaatatatatatatatatatgttgagagCAACCGTctgaaatttcattttcatctaAGGTtctctttgaagtttgaagtgaaaaacctctccaacTCTCCATTCGTATTTATACTTGATCCAGTTGGAGTTGGCCCAAGCCTAGGTAGTACTATGCCACTGTTATAGTTTGGAACATTTGTATTCGTATTTCACTCCATTGTTGCAaaactaaaaccaaaaccaaaaacccataaaacaaTGAGATGAGGAGAGCTCCTTGGCCATGGCCACGAAActccctactctcttcctccgAACTGAAAAACCACCATGGTTCGAGTCTGCCACCACTACTGCTATTTCCAATCTAGTCCTCTCCATCCTCTACAAAGCCACTCCTAACCAACCCGCCTTAGAACGTTTACTTCCCCATCTCTCTTGCCACATAGTCGCCTCCGTCattcaacaaaacccaaatccccAACTGGGTTTCCGCTTCTTCATCTGGGCTTCCCAAACCAAACGCCTCCGTAGCACTTTCTCTGACTCTCTTGTCCTTCACATGCTCCTTAACGACCATCCTCATTCCTTTGACTTGTACTGGAACACTCTTCAAGACCTCAAAAACTCTGGCTTTCCAATCCCTTCTGATGCTCTTAGGGTCTTGATTTCAGGCTATGCTCAGATGGGTTTTGCTGAAAAGGCTGTGGAAGTCTTTTCTACCATGAAAGATTTTGACTGTAAGCCGGATGTTTTCACTTACAATTCTGTTTTACATGTTATGGTTCAAAAGCAGGTGTTTTTGTTAGGTCTAGCTGTTTATAATCAGATGTTGAAGTTAAATTGTAATCCCAATGTTGCTACTTTTAGCATTTTGATTGATGGGTTTTGTAAATCTGGCAAGACTAAGGATGCACTCCAGTTGTTTGATGAAATGACTCACAGGGATATTTGGCCAAATGAAATAACTTATACTATTATTCTTGTCGGGTTGTGTCAGGGGAAGAGGCCTGATGAGGCACTTAAACTGTTGAATACGATGAAAGAGCGTGGGCAGTGTCCTGATGTTATTACTTACAATGCTTTGCTTAATGGGTTCTGTAAGTTAGGTAAGATCAATGAGGCTTATGGGCTTTTAGAAACCTTTGAGAAGGACGGATATGATCTTGGCCTCAAAGGGTATAGTAGTTTGATTGATGGTTTGTTTAGAGCCAAGAGATATGATGAAGCAATGTCGTGGTTTAGAAAAATAATGGAGGAAGATCTTGAACCGGATGTTGTTTTGTACACTATTATAATTCGGGGCTTGTCAGATGCAGGCAGGGTTAAGGAGGCGTTGAAGTTGTTGGATGAGATGGCTGAGAGGGATTTGGTTCCGGATACTTATTGTTACAATGCTTTAATTAAAGGGTTTTGTGATATGGGTCTTTTGGATAAGGCTCAGTCTCTCCGACTTGAGATTTCAAAGAATGGTTGCTTCCCTGATGCCTGCACTTACACCATTCTCATTTGTGGTTTGTGTAGGAATGGGCTGGTTGGTGATGCACAACAGATATTCGAGGAGATGGAGAAGCTTGGTTGTGTTCCTACTGTCGTAACCTTCAATGCTCTTATTGATGGCCTTTGTAAGGCAGGGGAGCTTGAGGAAGCTCATCTTCTATTCTACAAAATGGAGATAGGGAGAAATCCTTCCTTATTTCTTCGGCTTTCTCAAGGTGCCAATCGGGTTCTTGATAGTGCCAGCCTCCAAACAATGGTGGAGCAACTGTGTGATTCGGGATTGATTCTTAAGGCCTACAAACTTCTCATGCAGCTTGCTGACAGTGGGGTTGTACCTGACATCACAACATACAACATTCTGATCAATGGATTTTGCAAGGCTGAGAACATAAATGGTGCTTTCAAGCTCTTCAAGGACCTGCAGCTAAAAGGGCTCTCTCCAGATTCTGTTACATATGGAACACTTATAGACAGGCTTCAAAGGCTTGATAGAGAAGAGGATGCATTTGGCGTCTTTGATCAAATGGAAAGGAATGGCTGTACACCTAGCTTTGCAGTTTATAAATCACTTATGACCTATTCATGCAGGAAAAAGAAGGTTTCATTAGCATTTAGTCTTTGGTTAAAGTATCTGAGGAACCTTCCTGGCAGCGAAGAGGAGGCCATAAAAGCTGTAGAGGAACATTTTGAGAAAGGAGAAGTTGAAAAGGCTATTCGGGGCTTACTTGAAATGGATTTTAAAAGGAAAGATTTTGACTTAGGGCCATATACCATTGTGCTCATTGGGTTGTGTCAGACAAGAAGAGTAAAAGATGCTATGATGATATTTTCTGTTCTTGAGGAGTGTGAGGTTGTTGTCACTCCCCCAAGTTGTGCGAAGTTGATTCGTTGTCTCTGCCATGAAGAGAAGCTGGAGTTGGCGATAAATGTGTTCCTTTATACTTTAGAGAAAGGTCTCATGTTGACGCCACGAACTTGCAACCAGCTGCTTAATTATGTACTTCGTTCCCAAGAAAGGAACAAGTATGTCCTGGACCTTGTAAGTAAAATGAAGTCTTTCGGATATGATTTGGATGCTTCTCTTTACCGATCTACAAAATTCCTCCTATATGGTCACTGGAACATGCAGGAGATTGAGAATGCGTCCCCTGGATGATTATTGGCAATGGCAGACGAATTGCAGCCAATAATGGTCCTTTTGGAACAATTCTTAAACATTCTGTCCTCATCAGGACAgctgttgtaaaaaaaatagtctcaatttgatatttataaCCAACCCCATTTCAGAGATTCTTTTGCCAGCCTTGTAGCCCTTGGAGTAGGTACTTTGGGAGTGGAATTGATTTGTTCTAGTTAGTATGAGAAATAAAAGTGTTAATACGACTAAGGAAGTGGATGGCATGGATAAATTCCTATGCATCTAGAAATTTTTGTAATGCATACTCGAACCTTTTGTAACTTTGTTGGACCTATTTTTGGTGAAATGTAACATTGTTGACTTGGGAGAGCACcataaattcatttttatcatgAATTCAAAGTTGTTTTGATGTTTCATATTCTATTCTTTATTCCACATTGTAACCTCAAACGTTCTGATGAAAAGTACCAGGTTTGATTGTAGGATCAATGTAAATTCTGttcaatgaaaaatttgaaaatttctgcaatttttgCTTAATATGTGATGGCCATAATTTGTGATATTCTGTGGAATTTAGTTTCCTCTTGAAGCATAATCATATATTTTGCACGTTTTTCATTCAGCACTACTGCTGTTGTAGGACGAACTACTCGTATTGTCACAAGAGCAACGTCTACTATTTGCTTAGGATCCAAATTTTCGGAACTCTATCTGTTGCCTCTCAAGCTGCTGTTTGTGTTTATTGCCATATTCCATAGGCAATGAAGAAACAATGTCCATATATCACCTCCATGGCCTTAATTAATATTGATGATTTTGTCTTTGAGATTTGAATATATATTACTCTGGACCTTGCATAAAAAAACAGAATCTATggttatttgtttttattttttattttacatttttatagaTTCATAAAATTCCCGGACACACTTTTACATGATTTTgcaaatctaaccattgaattgcatgtttttttattcttaacaCGTATGTTAATTTTCGTActaatcggatattatttattattcgattcataaacttttttttttttggcataattTTATAGTGCAAAAACTTATTTGTGCCTTTGGCAACAATTCAAGCTGGAGCATATCCCTATGGGCAGCAGATGCAGTGAGAAACTATTGCAATGATTCCATTCCAAGTTCATTGTAGTTGAAGGAATGGAAGAGATATTTAAGACAATGACAAAGAGAGTAATCTATACATTACAAATGACTCAACATGCTGATTGTGAGGAAAGCAATCTAATATTCAATAATCGATTGTTTGAGATTGCAGGGTTTGGCCCGCTAAACCCATGGACCCTGGGCGTGATTCTACCTTGACAATTCACATGTAGATCCAACCACTTTAATGCCCCACTTGGTAACAAGCCTAAGTTACGAGGCTCGGAACAAATGACTCAACATCAAAACAGAAATATATCATTTACCTTCAAACCCGTTGGAGCAATTAACATCTTTCAGATTATAT
This genomic stretch from Quercus robur chromosome 4, dhQueRobu3.1, whole genome shotgun sequence harbors:
- the LOC126720273 gene encoding pentatricopeptide repeat-containing protein At1g79540 yields the protein MATKLPTLFLRTEKPPWFESATTTAISNLVLSILYKATPNQPALERLLPHLSCHIVASVIQQNPNPQLGFRFFIWASQTKRLRSTFSDSLVLHMLLNDHPHSFDLYWNTLQDLKNSGFPIPSDALRVLISGYAQMGFAEKAVEVFSTMKDFDCKPDVFTYNSVLHVMVQKQVFLLGLAVYNQMLKLNCNPNVATFSILIDGFCKSGKTKDALQLFDEMTHRDIWPNEITYTIILVGLCQGKRPDEALKLLNTMKERGQCPDVITYNALLNGFCKLGKINEAYGLLETFEKDGYDLGLKGYSSLIDGLFRAKRYDEAMSWFRKIMEEDLEPDVVLYTIIIRGLSDAGRVKEALKLLDEMAERDLVPDTYCYNALIKGFCDMGLLDKAQSLRLEISKNGCFPDACTYTILICGLCRNGLVGDAQQIFEEMEKLGCVPTVVTFNALIDGLCKAGELEEAHLLFYKMEIGRNPSLFLRLSQGANRVLDSASLQTMVEQLCDSGLILKAYKLLMQLADSGVVPDITTYNILINGFCKAENINGAFKLFKDLQLKGLSPDSVTYGTLIDRLQRLDREEDAFGVFDQMERNGCTPSFAVYKSLMTYSCRKKKVSLAFSLWLKYLRNLPGSEEEAIKAVEEHFEKGEVEKAIRGLLEMDFKRKDFDLGPYTIVLIGLCQTRRVKDAMMIFSVLEECEVVVTPPSCAKLIRCLCHEEKLELAINVFLYTLEKGLMLTPRTCNQLLNYVLRSQERNKYVLDLVSKMKSFGYDLDASLYRSTKFLLYGHWNMQEIENASPG